One Skermanella pratensis genomic window, GCACCACCTCGCCCGACATCTGCCACGTGATGTCGGTCAGCGACGCCAGCTGGAACACGATCGCCTTGGTCCCGCCGGCCAGGCCGGCCAGGGCCGCCGACATCACGAACGCCGCCAGCTTGTAGTGGTCCACCTTGTAGCCCAGCGACACCGCCCGCGGCTCGTTCTCCCGGATCGCCTTCAGCACCTGGCCGAACGGCGAGTGGATCGTCCGGTGGATCAGCAGGAAGCCGGCCAGGAACACCGCCAGCACGAAGTAGTACATGGCAAGGTTGTCGCCCAGGTCGATCAGCCCGAACAGATAGCCCCGCGGCACCGCCTGGATGCCGTCCTCGCCGCCGGTGAACGGCAGCTGGAGCGCCAGGAAGAACACCATCTGCGACAGCGCCAGCGTCACCATCGCGAAGTAGATGCCCTGCCGCCGGATCGCCAGGAAGCCGAACGCCAGGCCGAACAGCGCCGCCACCAGCACGCCGAGCAGGATGCCCAGCTCCGGCGTCAGGCCCCACACCTTGACCGCGTGGGCGGTCACGTAGGCGGCCGAGCCGAAGAACGCGGCGTGGCCGAACGACAGCAGCCCGACATAGCCGATCAGCAGGTTGAAGGCGCAGGCGAACAGCGCGAAGCACAGCGCCTTGGCCAGGAACACCGGGTAGAACTGGAACGGGGCGACCAGCGCCACCACCAGCAGCGCCGCCAGCGCCGCCCATTTCAGCGCGGGCGGGCTCCGCCGGGCGGGCGCCGCGGCGCCGGCCCGGAGAGCGTCGGTATGGGATTGGGTTGCCATGGCTTACTTCTCCCGTCCGAACAGACCGGCCGGCTTGATCAGCAGCACCACGGCCATCACGACGAAGATCACGATGTTGGAAGCCTCGGGGTAGAACACCTTGGTGAAGCCCTCCAGGATGCCCAGCATGAAGCCGGTCAGCACGGCGCCCAGGATCGAGCCCATGCCGCCGATCACGACGACCGCGAAGACGACGATGATCAGGTGCGAGCCCATCAGCGGGTTGACCTGGTAGATCGGCGCCGCGAGCACGCCGGCCAGGCCGGCGAGCGCCACGCCGAAGCCGTAGGTCGCGGTGATCATGACCGGGACGTTGATGCCGAAGGCCTGGACCAGCACCGGGTTCTCGGTGGCGGCGCGCAGGTAGGCTCCCAGCCTGGTGCGCTCGATCATGAACCAGGTGCCGAAGCAGACCACCACGGAGACGGCGACGACCCAGCCGCGGTACGTGGGCAGGAACATGAAGCCCAGGTTGTAGCCGCCGGCGAGCGCCTGGGGGATCGGGTAGGGCTGGCCGGACACGCCGTACCAGTGGCGGAACATCCCCTCGATGATCAGGGCCAGGCCGAAGGTGAGCAGCAGGCCGTAGAGGTGGTCGAGCTTGTACAGCCGGCTGAGCATCAGCTTCTCGAGCACGACGCCGATCAGGCCGACCAGCACCGGAGCCAGCACCAGGGCGGCCCAGTAGTTGATCCCGGCGAACTTCAGCAGCATCCACGCCGCGAAGGCGCCCAGCATGTACTGGGCGCCGTGCGCGAAGTTGATGACGTTGAGCATGCCGAAGATGACGGCCAGCCCGAGGCTCAGCAGGGCATAGAAGGACCCGTTGATCAGCCCCAGCAGGAGCTGACCGAACAGGACCTGGGGCGGAACCCCCAGCAGCTCCATCATATTGTCGGTTCCTCCCTATCGTTCGGATCGACCGGGACTCACTTTTTGGTGAAGGGGCAACCGCTCAGCTCCGCCTTCTGGTACGCCTCGTCGGCGGGGATCGTGCGCAGGATGTCGTAATAGTCCCAGCGTCCCTTGGACTGCGACGGCTGTTTCACGCGCGCCAGATACATGTCGTGGGCCATGCGGCCGTTGGCCAGAATCTTGCCGTTCTTGGCGAACATGTCCTTGACCGGCAGTTCCTTCATCTTGTTCGCGACCTTCAGACCGTCGTCGGTGCCGGCGGCGTCGACGGCGCGCAGATAGTGCAGGACCGACGAATAGACGCCGGCCTGGACCATGGTCGGCTTCTTGCCGGTCTTCTGCTCGTACTTGGCAGACCAGGCGCGGGTCTCGTCGTCCATGTCCCAGTAGAAGCCGGTGGTCAGCGACAGGCCCTGGGCGATCTGGAGCCCAAGGGAGTCCACGTCGGAGATGAACAGCAGCAGCCCGGCGAGCGACTGCCCCGAGCTGGTGATGCCGAACTCCGCCGCCTGCTTGATCGAGTTGGTGGTGTCGGTGCCGGCATTGGCGAGGCCGATCACCTGGGCGCCCGATCCCTGGGCCTGGAGCAGGAAGGACGAGAAATCAGAGTTGTTCAGCGGGTGACGGACGCTGCCCTTGACCTCGCCGCCCAGTGCCTTGACCTCCCGGGTGACGTCGGCTTCCAGCGAGTGGCCGAATGCATAGTCGGCGGTCAGGAAGAACCAGGTCTTGCCGCCTTCCTGGACCATCGCGCGCCCGGTGCCGACCGCGAGCGCATAGGTGTCGTAGGCCCAGTGGAAGCCGGTCGGCGAGCAGGCGTCGCCGGTCAGGCGCGAGGTCGCGGCGCCGGAGATCAGGGTCACCTTGCCTTTGTCCCGGGCGACTTCCTGCACGGCGAGCGCGGTCGAGGAGGTTACCAGGTCGGCGATGGCGTCGACGCCTTCGGTATCGAACCACTGCCGGGCGATGTTCGACGAAATGTCGGCCTTGTTCTGGTGATCCGCCGAGATGACCTGGACGGGCTTGCCGGCCGCCTTGCCGCCGAACTCCTCCACCGCCAACTGGGCCGCGACGACGGAGCCCTCACCCGAAACATCGGCATAGAGGCTCGACTTGTCGGTCAGGACGCCGATCTTGACCGTGTCGCCGGAGATCTGGGCATTGGCGGCTCCGGTGACGGCGCCGACCGCCAGAGCGAGCGTCGCGGTGCCGGCGAGAAGTTTCTTGAGCATGTTCAGCATCCCTATTCATCATGATTGTTGTTGATCGTTTTCCGGGCACGCGCCCGGTTTTGCCTGTCCGGCTTTCCGGCGCCCCGATCAGACGCCGAGATATTCGTGCAGCTTGTGCATGTTGGCTTCGAGCTGGTCGTTCGGGATCATGTCGACGATGTGCCCCTCCTCCATCACGTAGTGGCGATCCGCGATGGTGGCGGCGAAGCGGAAGTTCTGCTCGACCAGCAGGATGGTGAAGCCGCTCTGCTTCAGCTCCCGCACCACCCGGCCGATCTGCTGGATGATCACCGGCGCCAGCCCCTCGGTCGGTTCGTCCAGCAGGATCAGGTCGGCCCCGGTGCGCAGGATCCGCCCGATCGCCAGCATCTGCTGCTCGCCCCCCGACAGCCGCGTCCCCTGGCTCTTCCGCCGCTCCTTCAGGTTCGGGAACAGGCGGTAGATCGCCTCCACGTCCATGCCGCCCGGCTTGATCGTGGGCGGCAGCATCAGGTTCTCCTCCACGTTCAGGCTGGAGAAGATGCCCCGCTCCTCCGGCACGTAGCCGATCCCCAGCCGGGCGATCCGGTTCGACGCCAGCCCCGTCAGCTCCGTCCCGTTCAGCCGGATCGAGCCGGTGCGCCGGCCCACGATGCCCATGATCGAGCGCATCGTCGTGGTCTTGCCGGCGCCGTTGCGTCCCAGCAGGGTCACCACCTCGCCCCGCCGGACGTCCAGGCTGACGCCGTGCAGGATGTGGCTCTCGCCGTAGAAGGCGTGAAGATCCCGGATCTCCAGCATCCCTGTCGTCGTCGCGGCCCCGTCAGGCATGTCCCGTCCCCATGTACGCTTCCATCACCTGCGGGTCCTTGGACACCGTCGCGTAAGGCCCCTCGGCCAGGATCTCGCCCCGGCGCAGCACCGTGATCGTGTCCGACAGGTCGGACACGACGGAGAGGTTGTGCTCGACCATCAGGATGGTGCGGTTGGCCGAGACCTTGCGGATCAGCGCCGCGGTGTGGTCGATGTCCTCGTGGCCCATGCCGGCCATCGGCTCGTCCAGCAGCATCAGCTCCGGCTCCAGCGCCAGCGTGGTGGCGATCTCCAGCGCGCGCTTGCGGCCGTAGGGCAGCTCGACCGCGGGAATGTCGCGGTAGGCCGCCAGGTTGACCGACTCGAGCAGTTCCCCGGCTTGGCCGTCCAGCGCCTCCAGCACCTTCTCCGAGCGCCAGAAGTCGAAGTTGTCGCCGCGCAGGCGCTTCTGCAGCGCCACCCGTACGTTCTCCAGGCAGGTCAGGTGCGGGAAGACGGCGCTGATCTGGAACGAGCGTACGAGGCCGCGCCGGGCGATGTCGGCCGGCTTGACCCGCGTGATGTCGGCGCCGTTGAACAGGATCTGGCCGCCGCTCGGGATCAGGAACTTGGTCAGCAGGTTGAAGACCGTGGTCTTGCCCGCGCCGTTGGGGCCGATCAGGGCGTGGATGCTGCCGCGGCGGACCTGGAGGTTGACGT contains:
- a CDS encoding ABC transporter substrate-binding protein; translation: MLKKLLAGTATLALAVGAVTGAANAQISGDTVKIGVLTDKSSLYADVSGEGSVVAAQLAVEEFGGKAAGKPVQVISADHQNKADISSNIARQWFDTEGVDAIADLVTSSTALAVQEVARDKGKVTLISGAATSRLTGDACSPTGFHWAYDTYALAVGTGRAMVQEGGKTWFFLTADYAFGHSLEADVTREVKALGGEVKGSVRHPLNNSDFSSFLLQAQGSGAQVIGLANAGTDTTNSIKQAAEFGITSSGQSLAGLLLFISDVDSLGLQIAQGLSLTTGFYWDMDDETRAWSAKYEQKTGKKPTMVQAGVYSSVLHYLRAVDAAGTDDGLKVANKMKELPVKDMFAKNGKILANGRMAHDMYLARVKQPSQSKGRWDYYDILRTIPADEAYQKAELSGCPFTKK
- a CDS encoding branched-chain amino acid ABC transporter permease, translating into MMELLGVPPQVLFGQLLLGLINGSFYALLSLGLAVIFGMLNVINFAHGAQYMLGAFAAWMLLKFAGINYWAALVLAPVLVGLIGVVLEKLMLSRLYKLDHLYGLLLTFGLALIIEGMFRHWYGVSGQPYPIPQALAGGYNLGFMFLPTYRGWVVAVSVVVCFGTWFMIERTRLGAYLRAATENPVLVQAFGINVPVMITATYGFGVALAGLAGVLAAPIYQVNPLMGSHLIIVVFAVVVIGGMGSILGAVLTGFMLGILEGFTKVFYPEASNIVIFVVMAVVLLIKPAGLFGREK
- a CDS encoding ABC transporter ATP-binding protein, whose product is MQGENILETRNLTKEFKGFIAVKDVNLQVRRGSIHALIGPNGAGKTTVFNLLTKFLIPSGGQILFNGADITRVKPADIARRGLVRSFQISAVFPHLTCLENVRVALQKRLRGDNFDFWRSEKVLEALDGQAGELLESVNLAAYRDIPAVELPYGRKRALEIATTLALEPELMLLDEPMAGMGHEDIDHTAALIRKVSANRTILMVEHNLSVVSDLSDTITVLRRGEILAEGPYATVSKDPQVMEAYMGTGHA
- a CDS encoding ABC transporter ATP-binding protein — protein: MPDGAATTTGMLEIRDLHAFYGESHILHGVSLDVRRGEVVTLLGRNGAGKTTTMRSIMGIVGRRTGSIRLNGTELTGLASNRIARLGIGYVPEERGIFSSLNVEENLMLPPTIKPGGMDVEAIYRLFPNLKERRKSQGTRLSGGEQQMLAIGRILRTGADLILLDEPTEGLAPVIIQQIGRVVRELKQSGFTILLVEQNFRFAATIADRHYVMEEGHIVDMIPNDQLEANMHKLHEYLGV
- a CDS encoding branched-chain amino acid ABC transporter permease, translating into MATQSHTDALRAGAAAPARRSPPALKWAALAALLVVALVAPFQFYPVFLAKALCFALFACAFNLLIGYVGLLSFGHAAFFGSAAYVTAHAVKVWGLTPELGILLGVLVAALFGLAFGFLAIRRQGIYFAMVTLALSQMVFFLALQLPFTGGEDGIQAVPRGYLFGLIDLGDNLAMYYFVLAVFLAGFLLIHRTIHSPFGQVLKAIRENEPRAVSLGYKVDHYKLAAFVMSAALAGLAGGTKAIVFQLASLTDITWQMSGEVVLMTLLGGLGTIFGPVVGAFLVVTLQNYLAGTQLPVTVVTGVIFVVCVLLFRRGIVGEIGALLKSRG